The genome window AAAGTTTGCGTCGCTTGCCCTGCAGTGGCCAGGCCGGCAACGGAGACATAGTCTCGTACACCCAAAATAAGGAAGCAATCGTGCAAGAACAAACCAGCGCCTCTCGGAAACCTCCCCGCGGCTTACAGCGCCTGCTGTGGCGGGCACCCATCTGGCTCTACAAACTACATCTGGGTGGGCTGCTGGGCCAACGTTTCCTGCTGCTCACCCACACCGGCCGCAAGTCGGGCAAACCCCGCCAGGCTGTGATCGAGATCGACGACTACGACCCGCAAACCAACAGCTATCTCATTGCTTCCGGCTTCGGCCGCCAGTCGGACTGGTACCGCAACATCCGGAAAACACCCCAGGTCATGATCCAGGTAGGGAACAGGCAAATGGCAGCCAGAGCCGAGCCACTCTCGCCGGAACAGTCGGGCGAGGCCATGGTAACCTACGCGCACAAACATCCCACCGCCGCCCGCAACCTGGCGAAAATGATCGGGCTTGATGTGGATGGAAGCGATGAAAGCTATCGGGCTGCGGCGCGCGACCATGTGCCCTTTGTGCGCTTGCATGTCCTGAGCAACGCCGAAGGATAAACCCCCTCGCCCTGTCGGTATATCATTATGTCTCCGCGTTCCGCATCCCCGCGTCCCTCCCTCGCCGTGTCCCCCCTCCCCGTGTCTCTACCTCACGGTACGCCTG of Chloroflexota bacterium contains these proteins:
- a CDS encoding nitroreductase family deazaflavin-dependent oxidoreductase, whose product is MQEQTSASRKPPRGLQRLLWRAPIWLYKLHLGGLLGQRFLLLTHTGRKSGKPRQAVIEIDDYDPQTNSYLIASGFGRQSDWYRNIRKTPQVMIQVGNRQMAARAEPLSPEQSGEAMVTYAHKHPTAARNLAKMIGLDVDGSDESYRAAARDHVPFVRLHVLSNAEG